Genomic window (Arachis hypogaea cultivar Tifrunner chromosome 13, arahy.Tifrunner.gnm2.J5K5, whole genome shotgun sequence):
GTCTTCCTTTGTTCGAAGAAACTATCTCTATCTTGTATGCGTTGCACTGTTAAATCTGTATGTTTGAATCTCCTTTCTTGTTCAGGTTTTAAGCAAGGATAATCCTCCTCGGAAAACATATGTATATAAATTGGATGTTCCAGTTGCTGCAAGGTGGATATCATTGGCTGTAGCCCCATTTGAAATTCTTCCTGATCACCAATTCAGTCTTATATCACATATGTGTTTGCTACCTAATCTGTCAAAGATGCGGAATACAGTGGAATATTTTCATAGTGCCTTCAGGTTTAACTTGCGATACTAGCAATTTTCTTGCCTgaaatatatatagttttttaatttgtataatgattggatgtttttatttttattggcgAGCAGCTGCTATAAGGATTATCTTTCTGCAGACTTCCCATTTAACTCTTATAAACAAGTTTTCATAGAGCCAGAGATGGCAGTTTCTTCAATGAGTTTAGGAGCATCTATGAATATATTTAGTTCTCAAGTTTTGTTTGATGAAAAGCTTATCGACCAGGTTAGCTTACTATTATACTTcttttgttccctttttttttaatcaGATTCTTTTGAGGAAATGGTGAACTGTTTTTCCTTTCACACGTGAATTTCCTGCATGAAGTTTGGCTGTTTTGCATGCTTATTGATCAGCACTAGTGTTTGTTCTGACAGACCATTGATACAAGGATAAAACTTGCATATGCTCTTGCAAGACAATGGTTTGGTGTATATATCACTCCCGAGGGACCAGATGATGGTAACTTAGTACTTACCAAATATTGTCCTATTGCTTGTTCAGTTTCTGATTCATTGTCGATTTTGTAGAAAACCTGTTTTCTCCAACTTATGGCTGAATGCTTATTTTCAGAATGGCTTTTGGACGGGCTTTCTGGTTTCTTGacagatttttttattaagaaacaTTTGGGAAATAATGAGGCGCGGTATCGTAGATACAAGGTTTGTGTTAACTTTTGGGATAGTCTGATCTGTACAAAGGCTAATTTATTCACCTAGCATATTGAGCTGAGACAAGACAATTAATGAAAATACACACTTTAAAGGTTGTCCCAAATCTTTTATTCTAAAATTGCTGCTGGGAGGTGCATGCTTGTTCTTAATTTTCTGAAACTGTTTTGATTCAAATGCCTGATAATGAATCCAGATTTCATACTAGAATTTTCTTCTATTTTGACATATCTTGACTTTTTTCAGTAGCAAACAGCAATTTGATTTCATTCTAATTCaacattttttgtttttccaattgCTATGATTAAACTTTGTTGTCTGTCATTTTAAGTAAGAAAATGCAGAAGTGAACTTCCTGAGATGAAAATGTGAACCGGATAGTATGTTAATTACATTTTCTTTTTGTATGCTTATGTATAAATCAATCTACAGGCAAACTGCGCTGTCTGTAAAGTCGATAGTAGTGGAGCCACAGCTTTGAGCTGTTCAGCTTCTTGTAAGGATTTATATGGGACACACTGTATGGGTTTGTATGGAAAAATAAGATCATGGAAAGCTGTGAGTTATTCCGTTCCTCTTTTATCTTCAATCCCTCTTTTATCTTCAATCCCGTTTAATCATATAGCATTTCACCAATACAACATTGTGTTTGATTGTTTAGTATTGTAACACATGATTCATATTTTGTTCAGGTGGCAATTCTTCAGATGCTGGAAAAGCAGATGGGTCCTGAATCTTTCCGTAGAGTGAGATTCCTTGGCATTTTCTCAACTTGTGCTTCTGAATAGTGCTTTACTCATTATGTTTTACCATATTCCATAGTACTCAATCCGATATAGTTGCATGGAGCAGCTGTCCCCAATAAACACTATAGCTGATCCCCATGTGCCTTCCTAGTCTGGGGGGATGGGATCTTGCTGAAGGCCATGCTTGCCCAGTGCCCACAACATAGAtccttttcaaaagatttcacccAAAAGAAGAGCTTGTGTGGATGTTTGTAGTAAAATACTGAAACAGATGAAATCAGTAATTGTGTACTTTTGTCAGCTCTGATCATTATGCATATGTCCTGAAGTTACATATAAGCTAGGATAGGTTGTGTGTCCACGGAGACCTTTTATCTTTACTTGTAGTTCCTTGCATTTCTCACCTCCCATTATTCATAATCTGCATCTTTTTTCTGTGTTGcttgtgttttaattttttaatattgaatGAGGGGTTTGACGATTACTATTACTGTTTCTGTTTAAAAATTTCCAGATTTTGCAAACAGTAGTTTCTCGTGCTCAAGATAAAACACGTTCTGTGAAGACTCTTAGTACTAAGGAGGTAATTGCTTCTGGCACATTAAACCGTGAAATTCTAAAAACCTTTTCTAGATTTAGATGTGTTTAAAGATTAGTTCATTTACAAATAATGAGTTCTAGGTCAGTTGAATTTAGTATACTGGTATGTTTTGATATGCAGTTTCGGCATTTTGCCAATAAGGTTGGAAATCTTGAACGACCATTTCTTAAAGATTTCTTCCCTCGGTGGGTTGGTTCATGTGGATGCCCTATTTTAAGGTATAAAATAATGATTCACTTATTGCTTTTTATATTTCATTTTTGGTATGATTCCTTTATTCATATTCTGATGAGTTACTGTTTGCTATTGCTAAGGATGGGATTTTCCTATAATAAAAGGAAGAATATTGTTGAATTGGCTGTATTGAGGGGATGCACAGCATCACAGACGTCAAGTACATCAGCTCTTGATATTAATCCAAATACTGAAAATAGAGATGGTGACAGTGGATGGCCAGGGATGATGAGTATCAGGGTATATGAACTTGATGGAATGTATGACCATCCAATTCTACCAATGGCTGGAGAAGCATGGCAACTATTAGAAATACAGTGCCACTCTAAGCTTGCTGCTAGACGTTTTCAGAAGCCTAAGAAAGGTCTAAAACTAGATGGTTCTGATGATAATGGTGATGTACCTTCCATGGATGTACGCTCCAGGTATCTTGGGTtcccttttttataattttaatttcttattttgtttttagtttctgaCATCTTTATCTGATGTAACAGTACAGAGTCCCCTTTGTTATGGATCAGAGCAGACCCTGACATGGAGTACCTTGCTGAGATTCATTTTAATCAACCAGTACAGATGTGGGTAAGGATAAGCCCATGTCAGTTTCATAGCTAATTGATTTTCaaagttatttaatttatgaacagtTGAGATTTGTTACTGCTCTATTATTGTCATGGTTTTAGTCTTGCCTAGTCCGAACCATTTGTGGAGTTTTAATATTTCATAAGATGGGATTTCATCCAATACGATcatgtatattttttaattaaactagGCTTAAACAACAATAATAAGTATTGCTGGTTTAGCTAAGGGATTATGTTAAAAATGTTGTAATATCCACACTTGCTAAGTGCATCTCATCATTGATCTATTACGAGAtcctgtctttttttttttttaattttattattatattatatttcatCTTTTGCAATGatttatatttattgataaatgatgCTTTATATGGTTTCCTCAGATTAATCAATTAGAGAAGGATAAAGATGTTATTGCTCAGGCACAAGCGATTTCAACCTTAGAAGCATTGCCCCAGTTATCATTTTCTGTTGTAAATGCCCTCAACAATTTTCTCACCGACTCCAAGGTCTTTTGTCCTTATTATCTGtacattttcaattttcaatgatTCCTTATGAATCTTAAGCTAACATCTGGAGGTTTTTGGTCCTAACTGAAGGCTTTCTGGAGAGTACGAATCGAAGCAGCATTTGCATTGGCGAGTTCAGCATCTGAGGTACTTAAATGCTGAATTACCTATTGCGttgtgaattttttaaaatttcttgcaAAATACTTGTTAAATTCATACTTCATTGTTGTTAGATCGTGCTTTGATGTAATTATTGGCTTATGATACACTATTATTGCACCTAGGAAAGAAAAGTTATTCATCTAATTAAAGTTTTGCTTTTTCCCCAACATCTATCACAATGTTTAACTCCAACTGAAGTTTTATGTTCTGTAAGAATGCATGGAACACCTAGATACATCTTGAACTTTGAAATCTGTCGAAGAGTTAGTGAAGCTCTTGAATCAACTTATTGCCAAGTATTGAGTATTTGTTGCATTCCTGTCAGTAAAGTTTATGTTAAACCCGTATTCTCAATATACCAATTCAAGTTACTTTTTTCATGATGACTTGATATCAAATTTTGACTTAACTTCATTGGCTAGCAGGAAACTGATTTCGCTGGCCTGCTtcatttgattaaattttataaGAGTCGAAGGTTTGACTCTGACATTGGACTCCCAAAGTATGTCTCCTAAAATTATTGTCAAGTTTCTCTCATTTAAATTTGACAAAATGAAGTGATAATGAGTTGTTGTTTTCAATTCTTTCCAGGCCAAATGATTTTCATGATTTTGCTGAGTATTTTGTTCTTGAGGTAATGCAAGGAGGTAGGATGTGTATGATGCCTGCTGTCTTGTGTGATTGAAATATGTATTCATTATACATGTTTCACACACATTTCCTTAATATTTTCTTAGGAAAGCCATCATTTaatgtttcttcatttttttttcttaaacgtGTCTTTTTATTTACCGTGATTGTATGCAAATGATGTGTTCAATAATGCATTAatgtttttatttgtatttgtatttgtcaATATCTACTTTTCTTAACTATTTCATGAAGTTTTCATACTATGGATTTCCATGATATAGTAATATGCACATGTCAGTTAAAAGGTTAATGTTTCTTTCTGTTTCCTCTTTTATAGTGTATTAATTCCTAGAGGCTTTTGTTTAAGGGTAGCTGAGGGCATAAAATGTTGAGGCTGGCTATTTGGAAAgactattttatcttttcttcccatTAATAATAGTCAAAGTTGCAGTTCCACTTTCTTCTACAATTTTATTGCATTCATACCATACAGAGACTACTCAGGCCTCAGCCTAACCACATTTATTTGTAACTTTGTTACTAATAGCATCATTCCAGCTATATCTAGTAATAGAGTTGAGCAAGCCCATCACAATTCACCATGAAAGTTGAATAACTTATTGAATAGCCAGAGTTTCCTTtcaattattctattttatagaGACAATAGATAAAAAGGGGAAATCTTTAAGTGGAATGGGACAAatcttctaattctctttcccTACATCTTTGACATCCCTACTTTATAGTAGTGTTGATGTTAAAAAAATTCTGTGGCATTCTTGTTGAACATTGTTATTGGAAATAACAATTCTAATAATTATACACTTGTTGATTTCCAGTACTTGTGTCTTTGTATTTGTTTCAATgtgttgagaattgcagaatatAAATCTTcgtcatttcttcttttttttttttttttcctttgtttaaaCGCTCCTTGCATCACCTGTAAGTTTGTGTATTCAATGATAGTTTTTAAGTGGCATATATATTCTGCTTGCCTGCTAGTTAATAAACCATTCTTTCATGTTACAACTATGTAGTCATTGATAATTGGATATTGTAGGCCATTCCACATGCTGTAGCTATGGTCAGAGCTGCAGATAAGAAAAGCCCAAGGGAAGCAATCGAATTTGTTTTACAACTATTGAAGGTGATTGTTTATTTTCTGTTGGCTGTATCAATTCCTTCTTCTAAGTTTAACTTAAGATTGCTTCCATGAAGTGGAATTCATCCTGAAGGTGTATACAAAATCCTTTTAAAGGTGCCTTTTGGATTACTCTACGATATGTTATACATCTTGTCaaatttccaattttttttcccGGTCTATTTGGCTGTACTGCGAAAGGCCAGTTTGAGGGATAGCTTACTTGAGCAATTATGTAAAAAGAACTTTTGAAAGCTCAGttatttatggtttattttatctgtatataatatatattcctCTGAGTATCTTGAATTCTTGATAAGATAGACTCATAATCATGAAAACAAGGAAATTTGTATGAACTGAACTGTATTCCCCAATTTGATGGGAGTTAAATTGAGTATTAATTGTTGATATTATCTGTGTCATTGCAGGCATAGAGGTTGCTAACGAATGAAATCATTTTAACTTCTGTTAATTATATCTATTCTTTGCTCTTTAAAGCTGTTGTACTGAATCATGTTTTGTTACTTCTAGTTCTATTGTTAATAATTCTTCTTTGGTTTCATGATGCAAGTTGTGTGGACAATGACACTGCTATCTTTTTAAAAAGTGTACTTTCTTTTGGTTTATATAAAAGTTCTGTAGCTTCATTGTTGATGTCATTTCTCTCCTAAACTTTACAGTACAATGACAACAATGGGAACCCTTACTCAGATGTCTTCTGGCTTGCTGCATTGGTTCAGTCGGTTGGCGAGCTTGAATTTGGGAAACAGGTTCATGGACTGTTACTCTTGCACTTCCATGATTACCTGTTTGGATTAGTAGAGCTTACATTGTGTCATTTGTTACTTTTACTATCTATAAACTTAAGCACTTATATTGTTTGCGTGAAAATCAAGCattgttttaaaatattaagtTTAAAGTAATCTTGTAGTGGGGGTGTGAAAAAGGTTGCATAATACATTAAAGGGTAGGAAACTATTTGTTTATATTTCATAAGATTTGATACTTATTTAGTTCagtaataaaaatatcataattctAAAATAACTAGCTTTtgcttataattaaatttttcaaaacatTTCATGCCATTATTAGAGGTATTATTTTTAGCTTAAAACTATAATTTTGGAccataatttatttctttttattgaagcattttatttgtttctttttatccAAGTTATAGTTTATCCCAAATTAGTTTCTATTCCAGAATAATCCTTGCTTTTAGTTTATAGTTGGAATCAGAATTCGCAAATGAACACTAATAATCATGCATAGGTTGATCGACTTAGTGTGTGCATTATTGTTGATCTTTGTCAAGGCTCTCACTTTTTTTCCTAATAATATCTGTAAACATTAGGCTAgttaattttaacaatttcttCTTTTCTGACTTCTTGATGACAGAGTATCCTCCTTTTGTCATCACTTCTTAAACGCATTGACCGGCTGTTACAATTTGATAGGTAGAATGCCACATCTCTTTATGAGTAGGTTGGATTTATCCATGTTACTTTTAAGGATATTTTACATTCTTAAAGTATCTTGTGCCAGCCTCATGCCCAGCTACAATGGAATCTTGACCATCAGTTGTATCCGGACATTGGCTCAGATTGCTCTAAAGTTGTCAGGGTTCATTCCTCTTGTAAGTGTTTTCTTATTACTCTTCACTTCTTGTATCCAAAGGAGGACATGAAAATATTTAACACTTGTTATTTCTACAGGATCGTGTGTATGAACTTGTGAAGCCTTTTAGGGATTTGAAGGCAATGTGGCAAGTTCGCATTGAAGCCAGCAGAGCCCTCCTTGATCTTGAATTCCACTTGAAAGGCATTGATGCAGCATTACTTCTATTTATCAAATACGTTCAGGAGGAGCCTTCCTTAAGAGGTGGTGAATCCGTTCCCTAGGAAATAATCCAATTCAGAAATGAGAAAAGTCCATCTAATGTTGCATGTGTTGAAAATTTGGTTTTGGATGGGTTCGAAGGATTGGGATCCTCAAAAGATCTACCTTCGTATTAATTTGATGGCTTTCACagttcaaaaaaattttctgtaTTGATCCAAAGTTGAGGTCCTACTAACTTTTTCACTTCAGAGAATCCTAAACAGGGTTCAATTTTAAAACACGTTTCATTCATGCTCATCTGTTTTTCACATGAAGTGAGTGTGGAGGGGAGagagaaatggaaaaaaaaaatacttagctCAAAtcttaacttttattttatttatttgaactAAGTTTTACTGACAAATTAAACAAATGATAACTCTTATCAACTTTTGAGAAACTATTATACAAAAATGTTAATCATTTGATCAACGAACCCCAAGATATGGTCTTCTAATATTGGTAAACATATATGTATCCTCTTTGTGAATACTGCTTCTGCTGTTTCTGTAtatgctaattcttctattatataTAGCTTCCTCTAAAGTAGTGTTGGAAAATTTACACTCCTTCATTGCAGGGCAGTTAAAACTTGCGACTCATGTTATGCGACTGTGTCAGATGAAAGAAGGACCGAGTTCTAAGGATGAAATTTCAAGTCAAAATCTCATCTCATTGCTTTGTTTAATGGAAGGACGGATGGCTTTTAATAATGTCTTTCTCCGACACTACTTGTTTTGCATATTACAAGTACTTGCGAAAAGGTATGAATTCGTCTATTTTTAATGCTCCTTACTAGAAATCAACAGCTAACTTAATTATGTAGTCAATCTGTGTGGAAATATTTCATACTCTTGCACAATTTtgtattcattttttttcatttacctTCTCAACAAAAGAATTTGTTGGGACTCCTTTTTTGGTTTCCTTAGTCTCCCTTGAATTTTAGTCACCTTTGTGATGACTGACATATACTTTGTCCATTGACTCTACCTTTGTAATTCGTTGAAGTCAATGAAATTTGGATGTTTCCCTGTTGTAGGATATTTCTTTCAGCTCAtgttttccttctcttttttactttttgttcCCCATTTTGAAAAACTATCTTTGTCTGGATTTTTTTTCTGCAAATATTATGCATTCAGGTATTTTGAGGTTTGGTATCCTTTTTTTCTGGGCACAATGTTTGGTGCTTTACTGTGGGGGCAATGGAACTTGTTATTATGGttcttttttctttatgcctttatatATGTTGTTGATAACTTAGTTTTTTGGTAAATAACTTGGTCTAATGATTGTCACTAATCAAGTATATTATGAGGTTATTTCGTATATTCCTTTTTTTTCTAAAGAGATGATTATGAATTTAGTTTGTGCTTTTCTGCAGACCTCCAACACTGCATGGGGTTCCCCGAGAAAATAGAACATTACAAATGGGTCTCACAGATGCTTTTAACTATCAGAGGAACATATTTGTTCTTGATCCAGATAGTAAACCTTTGGAAGTGCCAAGCTCTACCCAAAATCCAGCACAAGATTTGGCCGTGAGTGAGGGTTTGAAGGATGCGATTGATGAACTTGCCAAGAATGTACTTAATGAAGCTGGCAAAGAAGTGCATGACGAAGCTGTGAAGGAACCTCCACCAATACAATCTCCAAAACAACTGCAAACAGAAATTCCCCGGGCGCCTCCATTGGAAGCTCAAAATGCAGAATGCCCCCAGGAACTACTAACAGAGGCTCATAATACAGAGTTTCACAGGGAACCCCCAACAGAAGCTCGAAATAGTGAATTTCACCAGGAGCCACCAATAGAAACTCGGATTGAAGTTTCCAAAGAAGCTGATACTATATCCAATAGCCATGAACGGAAGACGAAGATTAAAATCAAGGTTAAACAATCTTCTGCAGCCAGTCGAGCTGATACTGATAATCAAATAGCGGAACGATCTTTAGGCGCTGGTCGTAATGATATTGATCATGGGCCTACAAGTTCGGTTTCAGTGGATGCACCCCCGAGGAATTGTGCAGAAACTGTAAGCACTGGTCATCACAATATTGAGGAAGTTAATTCCTGGCACGACCGTGGTTCACGCATGACTGCTAGCATAGGTAGTGCAAAAATTGTGAGTGACGGCGATGAATTAGTCAAAGAATTACAATGCACCGCCGACTCAAGTGTAGTTTATTCGCACCCTTTGCCAGAGGATCCATCATCATCTAGCATTATCCAGGACAACAACATAGACGCCGATGCACGGCGATATGCAAGCCTCCAGACTCTCTCAATCGCACGGCGTGACCCTGATGAAGACTCATTGAGAAAAGAAGCTTCGGGCCGTGGGAAAGAAAAGCacaaaagcaaagaaaagaaacgGAAGCAGGAGGATCATAAGGATCACAAGGGACGGCACCATGGTGACCCAGAATATCTAGAGCGAAAAAGgttgaagaaagagaagaaacgtAAGGAAAAAGAATTGGCAAAACTGCGGAGTGAAGAAGCAAAAAGATCCTCTCTTGAAAATTCAAGTAAGAAAGAAGAACCTCCTCAGCCGAAACCTGTTGTACCCAgtggatataataataataataattctaggATAGCAGAGGTCAGAAGGGTTGATTCCAAACCCGAGACATCAGAAGGTATATCTGGTGCTCCAAAACTTCGAATTAAATATAAAAACCAAATGCTTGGCAAGTCTTAGAGAATTACATTTGTAGaatgaatatttttgttttttgttttttcatgtgTAATTATCCCGGCGGACTAGTAGACATTTTAGGCACTTACCATTATTGATTCAATGAGCTTTAATTGTTTGTTCTTTCGTCtggttttagtcattttttaatgGTTGCTATCGTAAACCTAGTGCTATTAAGGGATATGGTTTGCTTTTTGTAACAAGATCGTATTACACTATTACTAGATAGCTTGGAATACCATTCTACGTTTGTAGTTTTGGCTAAAGTTGTAAATTGTTCTCCGAAGATGATTGTAGTGTAAGAGTGTAACTGCTAGGTCTGTAACAATGTACTACGAAGTTAACAAGTTACTGAAGCTATTCATGGCCATTACCAGATAAACTGTGTACTTCTATATATCAAGCATATGCATATCTATGAAAATTTTCATTTCATACCCTACCAGTATATCGAATGAAAGAATGAGCTTTACAAAAGGAAAAAAGTGTGCCCTGACCAAAAAAGGACAATAAAATGTGTGCAAGTGTCTCAGTATGAGATTGACTAATATTCTAAATTATTGTTTAGAAAATTTAGTTAGATATTTTAATTCTCAATAAGTTCTAATAACTAAATtagcttttaaatttttattgttagacaaattaatttttatatcagATTAAATGCCTAAAAGAACTAACAatctaagaattttaaaaaatttaatgctGTAATGTTTTCATTAGATAACAATAGAAATTGATTtgtcaaaattattattaaaaatttattctgAAAATTGATTtgtgtaataaaataaaaatttaatgattGATTTTGTGACTAAAATTTGTTGGAAATTAAAGTACTTGTATAAAGATTTTAAGGATTTATTTGGATATTAATCGATTATATTTGCTATAATAAATGACAGAAGAATAACAATTAGCTGTAAAATAATAACCAGTGTGTTTTACAACTGATGATCCATCACCCTGTACCAAATGGATTTTATCAAAGAGTTGTGTGATTCTATCCATTGTTAGATAATTAAGGTATAAATTAAATTTACGTAGAGTTTACAGATATTCAACTGTCAGCTGAGTCATCATAATAATGTCTATACAAATACTTGTTCTTCCAACCAAATTTATCTCAAaagtatattaatattaattaactatACTTAACTTGCATCATTTTGAAATAATTGAGGAAACGGCAAGATGTACGTCTTAAATAGTTGAAACTCAGCTATGAGCTATGAACCAAAATGTATTGGGGTTTATGACATCCTTTGAAAAAATGTCCAAGAAAGTGGCATACAACTGATGCAAGTAACTTATCCATCTATCTCTCTCTCTTCAAAAAATAGTTCTTACTTTTGACCTACCTAAGCTAGCTAACCTTTATATATGAAGTGAAAACTGAAAAAGGGTGTCCCTTATTAATTAAAAGTGACACATAAAATATGTTCTATTTATACAAAGATGATATTTCAGATGttgatattaattatttagtgacaataattaaatacattaaattatttaacgatttttaattattatttttatataaaaatatttattatgtgaGTAGTCATCTAAATTAGATATGGTCttattctaaaatttatattaaaaaattgtaaaaaatattaaaaatatgattttatatttttaattgattaaatacatacaaaaattaaaatatttttattattatattcttaaaatatacttttaaaataCAAGTTTATATATATAGCTGCGTAGTGTAGTGCTGGAAGATCATGATATATCTCAGCTGATGAAATTTTGGATTGGGAGTAGTGGGTGATGTTATGATAACAAGAAGGGACAAAAACCATTAAATTTCTGATTCTGTGTCAATACATTGATGACTAACTACTCCCGAATCATACATAAATATCTCTGTGTTTAACTCCTGCTTCTTAATTAATTGTCATTACATTATTACTATAATTTACGTAACTTTTTCTCATCATTCTTCTTTAGTTTATATATTTCAGTTTTATTTAATTGCTAGTATTATCCACACTCTACaactatttattaatttatacttaAGAACTTAACTATAATACGGTACAGATATATCTATCTAATTAATCATCTCTATatgaatactaaaaattaattattacataaaaatatatatttgatatgATAATTTTTTCGGTAAAAAAAAGTagaattatgagaaaataaagatttttattaattgaatttatgaaaaatatgcATATTGCatatgataaattttttattattaaaaaaataatatttattcttcATCAAAACTTCATTCTTTACTGTGATATTACCTATTTGATATTTGTACAAATATTTGATTATACTACTACAAATATTGATTACTATAccgtaataaatttaattaatctattaacaaacttttaattattttaaaaattaattactttatttAAAGAATGAGTAAAAATATATTCAGATATATAATGATTGTGAAGTAGTGATTGGCTCACTTTTTTTGATATGAATTTTCTGGATGTGTTGTTCATAGTT
Coding sequences:
- the LOC112738269 gene encoding transcription initiation factor TFIID subunit 2 isoform X2, giving the protein MAKPRKPKNEDPKPENSGALVHHQKLCLSIDLHKRLLYGYTELEIAVPEIGIVGLHAENLGIESVSVDGEPTEFEYYPQQHQQQAEDDDRRWSSVDSPASAADAAGSVYLSALEKELVPNLLINCCKPAKAESEQLEQQPISENGFHSSAEPKQNVRVVRINYWIEKAETGIHFKDNVLHTDNQIRRARCWFPCIDDNSQRCCYDLEFTVAHNLVAVSTGSLLYQVLSKDNPPRKTYVYKLDVPVAARWISLAVAPFEILPDHQFSLISHMCLLPNLSKMRNTVEYFHSAFSCYKDYLSADFPFNSYKQVFIEPEMAVSSMSLGASMNIFSSQVLFDEKLIDQTIDTRIKLAYALARQWFGVYITPEGPDDEWLLDGLSGFLTDFFIKKHLGNNEARYRRYKANCAVCKVDSSGATALSCSASCKDLYGTHCMGLYGKIRSWKAVAILQMLEKQMGPESFRRILQTVVSRAQDKTRSVKTLSTKEFRHFANKVGNLERPFLKDFFPRWVGSCGCPILRMGFSYNKRKNIVELAVLRGCTASQTSSTSALDINPNTENRDGDSGWPGMMSIRVYELDGMYDHPILPMAGEAWQLLEIQCHSKLAARRFQKPKKGLKLDGSDDNGDVPSMDVRSSTESPLLWIRADPDMEYLAEIHFNQPVQMWINQLEKDKDVIAQAQAISTLEALPQLSFSVVNALNNFLTDSKAFWRVRIEAAFALASSASEAIPHAVAMVRAADKKSPREAIEFVLQLLKYNDNNGNPYSDVFWLAALVQSVGELEFGKQSILLLSSLLKRIDRLLQFDSLMPSYNGILTISCIRTLAQIALKLSGFIPLDRVYELVKPFRDLKAMWQVRIEASRALLDLEFHLKGIDAALLLFIKYVQEEPSLRGQLKLATHVMRLCQMKEGPSSKDEISSQNLISLLCLMEGRMAFNNVFLRHYLFCILQVLAKRPPTLHGVPRENRTLQMGLTDAFNYQRNIFVLDPDSKPLEVPSSTQNPAQDLAVSEGLKDAIDELAKNVLNEAGKEVHDEAVKEPPPIQSPKQLQTEIPRAPPLEAQNAECPQELLTEAHNTEFHREPPTEARNSEFHQEPPIETRIEVSKEADTISNSHERKTKIKIKVKQSSAASRADTDNQIAERSLGAGRNDIDHGPTSSVSVDAPPRNCAETVSTGHHNIEEVNSWHDRGSRMTASIGSAKIVSDGDELVKELQCTADSSVVYSHPLPEDPSSSSIIQDNNIDADARRYASLQTLSIARRDPDEDSLRKEASGRGKEKHKSKEKKRKQEDHKDHKGRHHGDPEYLERKRLKKEKKRKEKELAKLRSEEAKRSSLENSSKKEEPPQPKPVVPSGYNNNNNSRIAEVRRVDSKPETSEGISGAPKLRIKYKNQMLGKS
- the LOC112738269 gene encoding transcription initiation factor TFIID subunit 2 isoform X1, which encodes MAKPRKPKNEDPKPENSGALVHHQKLCLSIDLHKRLLYGYTELEIAVPEIGIVGLHAENLGIESVSVDGEPTEFEYYPQQHQQQAEDDDRRWSSVDSPASAADAAGSVYLSALEKELVPNLLINCCKPAKAESEQLEQQPISENGFHSSAEPKQNVRVVRINYWIEKAETGIHFKDNVLHTDNQIRRARCWFPCIDDNSQRCCYDLEFTVAHNLVAVSTGSLLYQVLSKDNPPRKTYVYKLDVPVAARWISLAVAPFEILPDHQFSLISHMCLLPNLSKMRNTVEYFHSAFSCYKDYLSADFPFNSYKQVFIEPEMAVSSMSLGASMNIFSSQVLFDEKLIDQTIDTRIKLAYALARQWFGVYITPEGPDDEWLLDGLSGFLTDFFIKKHLGNNEARYRRYKANCAVCKVDSSGATALSCSASCKDLYGTHCMGLYGKIRSWKAVAILQMLEKQMGPESFRRILQTVVSRAQDKTRSVKTLSTKEFRHFANKVGNLERPFLKDFFPRWVGSCGCPILRMGFSYNKRKNIVELAVLRGCTASQTSSTSALDINPNTENRDGDSGWPGMMSIRVYELDGMYDHPILPMAGEAWQLLEIQCHSKLAARRFQKPKKGLKLDGSDDNGDVPSMDVRSSTESPLLWIRADPDMEYLAEIHFNQPVQMWINQLEKDKDVIAQAQAISTLEALPQLSFSVVNALNNFLTDSKAFWRVRIEAAFALASSASEETDFAGLLHLIKFYKSRRFDSDIGLPKPNDFHDFAEYFVLEAIPHAVAMVRAADKKSPREAIEFVLQLLKYNDNNGNPYSDVFWLAALVQSVGELEFGKQSILLLSSLLKRIDRLLQFDSLMPSYNGILTISCIRTLAQIALKLSGFIPLDRVYELVKPFRDLKAMWQVRIEASRALLDLEFHLKGIDAALLLFIKYVQEEPSLRGQLKLATHVMRLCQMKEGPSSKDEISSQNLISLLCLMEGRMAFNNVFLRHYLFCILQVLAKRPPTLHGVPRENRTLQMGLTDAFNYQRNIFVLDPDSKPLEVPSSTQNPAQDLAVSEGLKDAIDELAKNVLNEAGKEVHDEAVKEPPPIQSPKQLQTEIPRAPPLEAQNAECPQELLTEAHNTEFHREPPTEARNSEFHQEPPIETRIEVSKEADTISNSHERKTKIKIKVKQSSAASRADTDNQIAERSLGAGRNDIDHGPTSSVSVDAPPRNCAETVSTGHHNIEEVNSWHDRGSRMTASIGSAKIVSDGDELVKELQCTADSSVVYSHPLPEDPSSSSIIQDNNIDADARRYASLQTLSIARRDPDEDSLRKEASGRGKEKHKSKEKKRKQEDHKDHKGRHHGDPEYLERKRLKKEKKRKEKELAKLRSEEAKRSSLENSSKKEEPPQPKPVVPSGYNNNNNSRIAEVRRVDSKPETSEGISGAPKLRIKYKNQMLGKS